The proteins below are encoded in one region of Mangifera indica cultivar Alphonso chromosome 7, CATAS_Mindica_2.1, whole genome shotgun sequence:
- the LOC123220570 gene encoding uncharacterized protein LOC123220570, with protein MEELSEEEKRALRGSKFAPLPALPPSSSRTQPRLAHPGGPLTTNKAAALAKFLERKLKDPSGLSSINPDVLELAVKNAQDTALTSGSSNSGRLVRHVTSFGDFEESLEEVEIGNSEPKKLKKRKQKKKKEKTKKMKKQQMVKDDESTMLKGPKKKLKL; from the exons ATGGAAGAATTAAGTGAGGAAGAAAAGAGGGCTTTGAGAGGCAGCAAATTTGCTCCTCTTCCTGCTTTGCCCCCTTCTTCTTCCCGTACCCAACCCAG GTTAGCGCACCCTGGTGGACCTCTGACCACGAACAAGGCCGCGGCTTTAGCCAAGTTCCTCGAGAGAAAACTCAAGGACCCTAGTGGGTTGTCTTCTATTAACCCAGATGTTCTTGAACTGGCCGTCAAGAATGCCCAAGACACTGCCCTAACAA GTGGTTCTTCAAATTCAGGAAGACTGGTTCGACACGTGACCTCATTTGGTGATTTTGAG GAGTCACTTGAAGAAGTAGAAATTGGAAATTCAGAACCAAAGAAACTAAAGAAGagaaagcaaaagaagaaaaaagagaaaacaaagaaaatgaaaaaacaacaG ATGGTGAAGGATGATGAGAGTACTATGTTGAAAGGGCCcaaaaagaagttgaaattgTGA